The following coding sequences lie in one Ostrea edulis chromosome 8, xbOstEdul1.1, whole genome shotgun sequence genomic window:
- the LOC125662088 gene encoding uncharacterized protein LOC125662088, producing the protein MAVKVLYISVSLAKEENIDFSVQSDLTPVSHEVGSSSDVGFSTANEDNLHSVAPSKLTSVKHEMTSSTDTRFSGGPCSTECKGHVSCYLEHNCTNYKHCYALNAAECHCAMRTCSFGTFWNPKINTCDRAPNVLCKYDPCLTLTPGTTYPSNFNCRTYYVCSKGNRSLPKCCEEGNGFLKSQGCTRSTSCKVECVEQRRLVTTATTFTKAPKYRCYFRDIIGRNDKYYNVIANVEQDCPPGTVFKPVLCRCTKDSAHNHQRCTPMVNVSFTGERIINLSHESYIQVENVTRGKSEKSNTWFGIFNGKSSSIQIPRFSAVALPRLTIKMSFFSENSTGSRYQILVSNCRSSANPWNIPEVVSVQTPSVAIVVDTVDKELTFLGYSDDDTAMSAVFTLPFKVNSWNAVKLIYNGSWLYGRVRSLDQNSTEVKGQKPLSGRLAPSQGPVRVGRCSNGDAFRGKIRRIEIYDCITL; encoded by the exons ATGGCAGTGAAAGTCCTTTACATTTCTGTATCTTTagcaaaagaagaaaatatcgACTTTTCTGTGCAGTCAGATTTGACGCCTGTTAGTCACGAGGTGGGGAGTTCATCTGATGTCGGATTTTCCACAG CTAACGAAGATAATCTGCACTCTGTTGCTCCATCTAAGTTGACATCTGTGAAGCATGAGATGACGAGTTCCACCGACACTAGATTTTCCGGAG GTCCTTGTTCTACTGAATGTAAAGGCCACGTGTCTTGTTATTTGGAACATAATTGTACCAACTATAAACACTGCTACGCATTGAACGCCGCTGAGTGTCACTGCGCGATGAGGACTTGTTCCTTTGGTACTTTTTGGAACCCAAAGATCAACACCTGTGACAGAGCACCAAACGTTCTTTGTAAATACG ATCCATGTCTTACATTAACCCCTGGTACGACATACCCGAGTAACTTTAATTGTCGTACATATTACGTGTGCAGCAAAGGTAATCGCTCACTACCAAAGTGTTGTGAAGAGGGAAATGGATTCCTTAAATCCCAGGGATGCACACGGAGTACATCTTGTAAAGTTGAATGTGTTGAACAAAGGAGACTGGTAACAACAGCTACAACCTTCACTAAAGCACCAAAGTATA GGTGCTACTTTCGTGACATTATTGGTCGTAATGACAAATACTACAACGTGATAGCCAATGTCGAACAGGACTGTCCACCAGGAACGGTATTCAAGCCAGTTCTATGTCGGTGTACCAAAGACTCGGCACACAATCATCAAA GGTGTACTCCGATGGTGAATGTGAGCTTTACGGGAGAGAGAATTATAAATCTATCTCATGAAAGCTATATTCAGGTGGAAAACGTTACTAGAGGGAAATCTGAAAAATCCAACACGTGGTTCGGAATCTTCAACGGTAAATCGTCCAGCATACAAATTCCTCGGTTCAGTGCAGTCGCACTGCCTCGTCTGACGATAAAGATGTCGTTCTTCTCGGAGAATTCCACAGGATCTCGGTATCAGATTTTAGTTTCGAACTGCCGTTCATCCGCCAATCCTTGGAACATTCCGGAAGTAGTGTCAGTTCAAACTCCATCAGTGGCTATTGTGGTCGATACTGTAGATAAGGAATTGACTTTCTTGGGGTATAGTGATGATGATACAGCGATGTCTGCCGTATTCACTTTACCTTTCAAG GTCAACTCTTGGAATGCGGTGAAACTTATTTATAACGGCAGTTGGTTGTATGGACGAGTACGCTCATTAGATCAAAACTCTACAGAGGTCAAAGGGCAGAAACCACTATCAG GACGCCTAGCTCCATCACAAGGGCCCGTTCGTGTGGGACGGTGCTCGAACGGAGACGCATTTCGTGGTAAAATCAGACGG ATCGAGATTTATGACTGCATCACGCTCTGA